Proteins encoded together in one Musa acuminata AAA Group cultivar baxijiao unplaced genomic scaffold, Cavendish_Baxijiao_AAA HiC_scaffold_906, whole genome shotgun sequence window:
- the LOC135664909 gene encoding protein HAIKU1-like produces the protein MENSKNHNGLGVNKVIKKEAAAVNRGPPLPRQPRVYNIRSSDFRSVVQQLTGASSALPRPRRLNQSRPPPLQAPVPPRPAPLAPPPAESPFSAYLRFLETSLLHSDGPRRAAASSLHPPSPPPLDLQSPSEFLHLQSPGFLHPQLPLSPSNPFSPLAFQPLPPPSPDVLFPRSPIWKDL, from the coding sequence ATGGAGAACTCCAAGAACCACAATGGTCTCGGAGTCAACAAGGTCATCAAGAAGGAGGCCGCAGCCGTCAACCGCGGGCCGCCACTCCCGCGCCAGCCGCGCGTCTACAACATCCGCAGTAGCGACTTCCGGTCAGTGGTTCAGCAGCTCACCGGCGCCTCCTCTGCCCTTCCTCGCCCGCGCCGCCTCAACCAGTCCCGTCCCCCGCCGCTACAGGCTCCCGTTCCTCCCCGCCCCGCCCCTCTCGCGCCGCCACCCGCCGAGTCTCCCTTCTCCGCCTACTTGCGCTTCCTGGAGACCTCCCTCCTCCACTCCGACGGGCCCCGCCGCGCCGCCGCCTCGTCCCTTCATCCTCCTTCTCCGCCGCCGCTCGACCTTCAGTCGCCCAGCGAGTTCTTGCACCTGCAGTCACCTGGGTTCCTCCACCCTCAGCTGCCTCTCTCTCCCAGCAACCCGTTCTCGCCGCTGGCCTTTCAACCtctgccgccgccgtcgccggACGTGCTCTTCCCTCGGTCTCCTATCTGGAAGGATCTGTAA
- the LOC135664908 gene encoding uncharacterized membrane protein At4g09580-like, translated as MGGRRRFPLSRLEVAAATGVLASYMLGLVGLYLTMPASDYRFLKLPRTLEDLRILRDHLESYTSDYTMQVLMCYFTVYIFMQTFMIPGTVFMSLLAGALFGVAGGMVLVIVAATAGASSCFFLSKMIGRPLVFSLWPDKLTFFQAQVAKRREKLFNYLLFLRVTPTLPNTFINMASPIVNVPYRVFFLATSIGLIPAAYVTVRAGTALGELKSVADLYDFQSIATIFFIGIVTLTPTFLSKGQK; from the exons ATGGGCGGCCGTCGGAGGTTCCCGTTGTCCCGCCTGGAGGTGGCGGCGGCCACGGGGGTTTTGGCGAGCTACATGTTGGGGCTCGTGGGGCTGTACCTGACGATGCCCGCCTCTGACTACCGCTTCCTTAAACTCCCTCGCACCCTCGAGGACCTCCGGATCCTCAG GGATCATCTAGAAAGCTACACAAGCGACTACACTATGCAGGTCTTGATGTGCTACTTTACAGTTTACATCTTTATGCAGACCTTCATGATCCCAGGAACTGTGTTTATGTCACTACTAGCTGGAGCCCTCTTTGGAGTTGCTGGAGGCATGGTTTTGGTGATTGTTGCTGCAACTGCCGGTGCCTCTTCCTGTTTTTTCCTGTCGAAGATGATAGGAAGGCCCCTGGTTTTCTCATTGTGGCCAGATAAGCTGACTTTTTTCCAGGCTCAG GTTGCAAAacgaagagagaagttgtttaactACCTGCTGTTCCTTCGAGTCACGCCGACACTGCCGAACACATTCATTAACATGGCTTCTCCCATAGTCAATGTGCCCTACCGTGTTTTCTTCTTGGCTACTTCAATTGGGCTCATCCCTGCAGCATACGTCACCGTGCGG GCAGGAACAGCTCTTGGTGAATTAAAGTCGGTGGCCGACCTGTATGATTTCCAATCAATAGCTACAATCTTCTTCATAGGAATTGTTACATTGACACCTACATTTTTAAGCAAGGGTCAGAAGTGA
- the LOC135664911 gene encoding cell division cycle 5-like protein, with protein MRIMIKGGVWKNTEDEILKAAVMKYGKNQWARISSLLVRKSAKQCKARWYEWLDPSIKKTEWTREEDEKLLHLAKLMPTQWRTIAPIVGRTPSQCLERYEKLLDAACAKDENYEPGDDPRKLRPGEIDPNPESKPARPDPVDMDEDEKEMLSEARARLANTRGKKAKRKAREKQLEEARRLASLQKRRELKAAGIDTRHRKRKRKGIDYNAEIPFEKRPPQGFFDVSGEERPVEQPKFPTTIEELEGKRRADIEAQLRKQDVARNKIAQRQDAPSAILQVNKLNDPEAVRKRSKLMLPAPQISDQELEEIAKMGYASDLVLANEELDEGSGATHALLANYSQTPRPGITPLRTPQRTPGGKGDAIMMEAENLARLRESQTPLFGGENPELHPSDFSGVTPRKREIQTPNPMATPSATPGPGLTPRIGMTPSRDGYSFGITPKGTPFRDELHINEDIEMQDTAKMELHRQAELKRNLRFGLNNLPQPKNEYQIVIQPIPEEHEEYEEKVEEDMSDRLAREKAQEQARQEALLRKRSKVLQRELPRPPTASLEIIKKMLMRGDEDRSSFVPPTPFEQADEMINRELLVLLEHDNAKYPIDDKTDEKKKKGTKHLANGKSSAIPELEDLEEDQLKEADSLIKEEIQFLRVVMGHENESFDDFVKARDACQEDLMFFPARSTYGLASVAGNNEKLAALQNEFEIVKKRMDDEAKRATRLEQKIKILTHGYQARAGKLWSQVEATFKQVDTAATELECFQVLQKQELLAATYRVNSLVEEVTKQKALEQNLQHRYGDLLAEHDRVKRLFEEHKMRLRMEEEIAARNRALEEEAAARNRALEEEAAAMNRALEEEAAARNPVPVEEAAEKNVTREETAANNHAMNEELADKKDHLDSDHAEDGTSNEEPIQGEATHCVGIISNGTDDLKEQMPVANSVIVSGDMPQLVTEEKMMVDDKMTLNPVDDNMLPIVLVESTVVIPQADSGVLNSDVVGASVGMEDATISDVSNQEVTASMTQPILSLQNTNEASASDIGGQMAQDDEQQVGLELVDSGNLVVDGSVSNADAHVDNVNVNPSVTDDASGGLSSETVMISSEISANPAVQISGNSMDHDAAKV; from the exons atgaggattatgataaagGGTGGTGTGTGGAAGAACACCGAAGATGAGATCCTCAAAGCGGCGGTCATGAAGTATGGGAAGAACCAGTGGGCTAGGATATCTTCCCTTCTTGTCCGCAAGTCCGCCAAGCAATGCAAGGCCAGATGGTATGAGTGGCTTGACCCATCGATCAAGAAG ACAGAGTGGACAAGGGAAGAAGATGAGAAATTGCTTCATCTCGCCAAGCTTATGCCCACTCAGTGGAGAACAATTGCCCCAATTGTGGGTCGAACACCATCCCAGTGTCTTGAACGCTATGAAAAGCTGCTTGATGCTGCATGTGCAAAAGATGAGAACTATGAACCGGGTGATGACCCCCGAAAGTTGCGCCCAGGAGAGATTGATCCCAATCCTGAATCTAAACCTGCACGTCCTGATCCTGTGGATATGGATGAGGATGAAAAGGAAATGCTTTCAGAAGCACGTGCTCGGTTAGCTAACACTAGAGGCAAGAAGGCAAAAAGAAAGGCAAGGGAGAAACAGCTTGAAGAGGCAAGGAGGCTTGCATCTTTGCAGAAGCGAAGAGAATTGAAAGCAGCTGGAATTGACACAAGGcataggaagaggaagaggaaaggaaTTGATTATAATGCAGAAATACCCTTTGAGAAGAGACCTCCCCAAGGATTCTTTGATGTTTCAGGAGAAGAGAGACCCGTGGAACAACCTAAGTTTCCAACAACAATTGAGGAACTTGAAGGGAAAAGGAGGGCTGACATTGAAGCACAATTAAGGAAGCAAGACGTTGCCAGAAACAAGATTGCACAAAGACAAGATGCCCCTTCTGCAATATTGCAAGTTAACAAACTTAATGATCCAGAAGCAGTCAGGAAGAGGTCCAAACTAATGCTGCCAGCGCCTCAGATTTCAGATCAGGAGTTGGAGGAGATTGCAAAAATGGGTTATGCAAGTGATCTTGTTTTAGCCAATGAGGAGCTTGATGAAGGTAGTGGTGCCACACATGCTCTCCTTGCAAATTATTCTCAGACTCCAAGACCGGGAATTACTCCCTTGCGAACCCCACAGAGAACTCCAGGTGGAAAAGGTGATGCAATTATGATGGAGGCTGAAAATCTTGCACGGTTGAGAGAATCTCAGACGCCTCTTTTTGGTGGGGAGAATCCAGAGTTACACCCTTCAGATTTCTCTGGAGTCACACCAAGGAAAAGGGAAATTCAAACTCCGAATCCCATGGCAACTCCTTCGGCTACTCCTGGACCGGGTCTTACCCCCAGGATTGGCATGACACCTTCCAGAGATGGATATTCTTTTGGTATAACACCAAAGGGGACTCCTTTCAGGGATGAACTTCACATAAATGAAGATATTGAAATGCAGGATACTGCAAAGATGGAGCTGCATCGGCAGGCTGAGCTGAAAAGAAACTTGCGTTTTGGCTTAAACAATCTTCCACAACCTAAGAATGAGTATCAGATAGTTATCCAACCCATTCCTGAGGAGCATGAAGAATATGAGGAGAAGGTCGAAGAGGATATGTCCGACAGATTAGCCAGGGAGAAGGCACAAGAACAAGCAAGGCAGGAGGCCTTGCTAAGGAAGCGATCCAAAGTGCTTCAGAGAGAGCTTCCTAGACCTCCTACTGCCTCACTGGAGATTATCAAGAAGATGCTGATGAGGGGTGATGAAGATAGAAGCTCGTTTGTTCCCCCTACTCCATTTGAGCAGGCTGATGAAATGATAAATAGGGAACTTCTTGTATTGCTAGAACATGACAATGCTAAGTATCCAATTGATGATAAAACAgacgagaagaaaaagaaagggacCAAGCATTTGGCAAATGGTAAATCTTCTGCAATACCTGAACTTGAAGATTTGGAAGAAGATCAGCTGAAGGAG GCTGATTCTTTGATAAAGGAAGAAATTCAGTTTTTGCGAGTGGTGATGGGGCATGAGAATGAGTCTTTTGATGATTTTGTCAAAGCACGTGATGCATGCCAGGAAGATCTCATGTTTTTTCCTGCTCGTAGTACCTATGGTCTTGCAAGTGTTGCTGGGAACAATGAGAAACTTGCTGCTTTACAAAATGAATTTGAGATTGTGAAGAAGAGAATGGATGATGAAGCAAAGAGGGCAACACGACTTGAACAGAAAATTAAAATTCTCACGCATGGTTACCAA GCAAGGGCTGGAAAATTATGGTCACAGGTGGAGGCCACATTCAAGCAAGTGGATACCGCTGCAACAGAACTTGAATGCTTTCAAGTGTTACAAAAGCAGGAACTGCTAGCAGCTACTTACAGAGTTAATAGCTTAGTTGAAGAAGTCACCAAGCAAAAAGCACTAGAACAGAATCTACAGCATCGTTATGGGGATCTCTTGGCTGAGCATGATCGAGTTAAAAGGCTGTTTGAGGAACATAAGATGCGGCTGCGTATGGAAGAAGAAATTGCTGCAAGGAACCGAGCTCTTGAGGAAGAAGCTGCTGCAAGGAATCGTGCTCTTGAGGAGGAAGCTGCTGCAATGAATCGTGCTCTTGAGGAGGAAGCTGCTGCAAGGAATCCTGTTCCTGTGGAGGAAGCTGCTGAGAAAAATGTTACTCGGGAAGAAACGGCAGCGAACAATCATGCAATGAATGAGGAACTGGCAGATAAGAAGGATCATCTTGATTCAGATCATGCTGAAGATGGCACTTCTAACGAAGAGCCTATTCAAGGTGAAGCTACCCAttgtgtgggtattatttctaatgGTACGGATGATCTCAAGGAGCAGATGCCTGTTGCCAATAGTGTTATTGTGTCTGGTGACATGCCTCAGCTTGTGACCGAAGAGAAAATGATGGTTGATGATAAGATGACTCTGAACCCAGTTGATGACAACATGCTCCCCATTGTTCTGGTTGAAAGCACCGTTGTTATTCCTCAAGCTGATTCTGGTGTTTTAAACTCAGATGTTGTTGGTGCTTCAGTTGGCATGGAGGATGCAACAATTTCAGATGTCAGTAATCAAGAAGTTACTGCATCAATGACACAACCTATTTTGTCTTTGCAAAACACAAATGAAGCTTCTGCCTCTGACATAGGCGGTCAGATGGCTCAGGATGACGAGCAGCAAGTTGGGTTGGAGTTGGTCGACTCTGGCAACCTTGTAGTAGATGGTAGTGTCTCTAACGCAGATGCTCATGTGGACAATGTAAATGTAAATCCAAGTGTGACCGATGATGCATCTGGTGGTTTGAGTTCAGAAACAGTTATGATTAGTTCAGAGATATCGGCCAATCCTGCTGTTCAGATTTCTGGCAACTCGATGGATCATGATGCAGCAAAGGTGTAA
- the LOC135664912 gene encoding binding partner of ACD11 1-like, producing the protein MSARTVKVSNVSLSASLHDIKEFFSFSGDIEYVEMQSADEWSQIAYVTFKDSQGAETALLLSGATIVDLSVIVTPAPEYQLPVTVSAPTVNKEVKVTGGGESASHKAEDVVTSMLAKGFILGKDAIGKAKAFDEKHQLTSTASAKVSSFDKKIGLTEKISMGTSAVNEKVKEMDQKFQVSEKTKSAFAAAEQKVSVAGSAIMKNRYVFTGASWVTGAFNKVAKAASDVGSKTKEKVAAEQEHRI; encoded by the exons ATGTCG GCAAGGACAGTGAAAGTCAGCAATGTTTCTCTGAGTGCATCATTGCATGATATTAAAGAGTTCTTCTCCTTTTCTGGGGACATCGAATATGTTGAGATGCAAAG TGCGGATGAATGGTCTCAAATTGCTTATGTTACCTTCAAAGATTCACAGGGAGCAGAAACAGCTCTTCTTCTCTCA GGGGCAACAATAGTTGATCTCTCTGTTATTGTTACACCTGCTCCAGAATACCAATTACCTGTAACTGTTTCAGCTCCTACTGTG AATAAAGAGGTCAAAGTCACTGGTGGTGGTGAATCTGCTTCTCATAAAGCAGAAGATGTTGTCACCAGTATGCTCGCCAAGGGCTTTATTCTAGGCAAAGATGCTATCGGCAAAGCAAAAGCTTTCGATGAGAAGCACCAACTCACATCCACAGCTAGCGCCAAGGTTTCATCATTCGACAAAAAAATTGGCCTGACTGAGAAGATCAGCATGGGTACTTCAGCTGTCAATGAAAAGGTCAAGGAAATGGATCAGAAGTTCCAGGTCTCCGAGAAGACTAAGTCAGCCTTTGCTGCAGCTGAGCAGAAAGTAAGTGTTGCAGGATCTGCAATCATGAAGAACAGGTATGTCTTCACCGGAGCATCCTGGGTAACTGGTGCATTCAACAAAGTTGCCAAGGCTGCAAGTGATGTGGGATCGAAGACGAAAGAGAAAGTTGCTGCTGAACAGGAACACAGAATATAA